From Pieris rapae chromosome 3, ilPieRapa1.1, whole genome shotgun sequence, a single genomic window includes:
- the LOC111002656 gene encoding uncharacterized protein LOC111002656 gives MCDEPLVPLPVERWPELKAMFRKDWPRGISGYGVLDIEELIINNGAEYGFKAYVPYGDMCNGLVGINVKGNFFELIIQPTKDVTTDLVKALKHTKLINWKGPIELAFAPIEVADAFKSILHEKKMFIKGITTTETFYIEDDAPYFDVELPPELTFEVMTDKYAHISNDTWPHKYSGSIWYYHLLIKAKLGYGLFKNGELISWCYVKEMGALGHLYTLEAHRRKGYGELVLKLISNTLRREGRVVFAFCVAGNVTARNLYCKLGFSSAGDVKWCHTKPIVE, from the exons ATGTGTGACGAACCTTTAGTACCTCTACCGGTGGAGCGATGGCCAGAGCTCAAAGCTATGTTTAGAAAAGACTGGCCTCGGGGCATATCAGGCTATGGAGTTCTGGACATTgaagaattaataattaataacggAGCTGAATACGGTTTCAAAGCATATGTGCCTTATGGAGACATGTGCAACGGTCTGGTCGGAATAAATGTAAAG GGAAACttctttgaattaattatccAACCAACCAAAGATGTCACGACCGACCTTGTGAAGGCACTGAAACATACGAAACTCATAAACTGGAAAGGTCCGATAGAATTGGCATTTGCTCCCATAGAAGTGGCGGACGCTTTCAAATCTATTTTACATGAGAAGAAGATGTTTATCAAAGGTATTACAACAactgaaacattttatattgagGATGATGCGCCATATTTCGACGTTGA ATTACCCCCAGAGCTAACGTTCGAAGTGATGACCGATAAATATGCTCATATATCCAACGATACTTGGCCCCACAAATATTCAGGCTCGATTTGGTACTATCATCTATTAATCAAAGCCAAGCTTGGCTATGGCCTGTTTAAAAATGGAGAACTGATTTCTTGGTGTTATGTCAAGGAAATGGGAGCCCTAGGGCATCTGTACACCCTTGAAGCTCATAGAAGAAAAGGATATGGAGAGCTGGTCCTTAAACTCATATCGAACACATTGAGGAGAGAGGGAAGAGTTGTTTTCGCCTTTTGTGTGGCTGGCAATGTCACTGCCCGAAATCTATATTGCAAATTAGGGTTTTCCTCTGCTGGGGATGTCAAATGGTGTCACACTAAGCCCATTGTGGAATAA